Proteins encoded within one genomic window of Dyadobacter chenhuakuii:
- a CDS encoding L-rhamnose mutarotase, with product MKKYCLAVDMVNDPVMIAEYEQYHKKARPEIEKSILDAGITQMEIYRIGERLFMIMETEDDFSFENKARMDAANAQVQEWEQLMWKYQKALPSAKPGEKWVLMDKIFALK from the coding sequence ATGAAAAAATACTGTCTTGCGGTGGATATGGTGAATGATCCGGTGATGATTGCCGAGTATGAACAATATCACAAAAAAGCCAGGCCTGAAATTGAAAAAAGCATCCTGGATGCCGGGATCACCCAAATGGAGATTTACCGGATCGGGGAGCGCCTTTTCATGATCATGGAAACGGAAGACGATTTTAGTTTTGAAAATAAAGCCCGGATGGACGCCGCCAATGCGCAGGTCCAGGAATGGGAACAGCTCATGTGGAAGTATCAAAAAGCCCTTCCATCCGCCAAACCAGGCGAAAAATGGGTGTTAATGGATAAAATATTTGCCCTCAAATAA
- a CDS encoding endonuclease/exonuclease/phosphatase family protein, whose protein sequence is MSKLIYLLLIASLSCTLFSSRPRKPVEIKVMSFNIRHGLNRSEESNLRDILKIIKEHKPDLIALQAVDSLVGDGKVQFQLRQIAVQTGMHYLYGVADKSENGSQGVGILSTWEFEKTQTIDLPKTAGADPKVLLCGLVKPARGLTFRFCNARLEYASVMDRALQAAYINQMLVNSIQPVLLGMDMGARPNEQPYFSFRKNWQDAAQGSQLETWNEGLPGDRLDYIFALLNNKVRIRNYKVIRNYPLVSDHYPILATIEFW, encoded by the coding sequence TTGAGTAAATTAATTTATCTGTTACTAATTGCCAGTTTGTCTTGCACATTGTTTTCTTCCCGGCCGCGCAAGCCTGTGGAAATCAAAGTGATGAGCTTTAACATCCGCCATGGGCTGAACCGGAGCGAGGAATCGAACCTGAGGGATATCTTAAAAATTATCAAGGAGCATAAGCCGGACCTGATCGCCCTGCAAGCGGTTGATAGCCTGGTTGGTGATGGGAAAGTGCAGTTTCAGCTCCGGCAAATTGCCGTTCAGACGGGGATGCATTATTTATATGGTGTTGCGGACAAGTCTGAAAACGGCTCGCAGGGCGTAGGAATTTTGTCGACCTGGGAATTTGAAAAAACACAAACCATTGACCTGCCGAAAACAGCAGGCGCGGATCCCAAAGTGCTGTTGTGTGGATTGGTAAAACCAGCGAGAGGACTCACATTCCGGTTTTGTAATGCACGGTTAGAGTACGCCTCGGTTATGGACAGGGCTTTGCAGGCAGCCTATATTAATCAAATGCTCGTCAACAGCATCCAGCCTGTGCTTTTAGGCATGGATATGGGTGCGCGACCGAATGAACAGCCTTATTTTTCTTTCCGGAAAAACTGGCAGGATGCCGCGCAGGGTTCACAGCTGGAAACCTGGAACGAGGGACTGCCCGGCGACCGGCTCGACTATATTTTTGCTTTGCTGAATAATAAAGTAAGGATAAGAAATTACAAGGTAATCAGGAATTACCCGCTGGTTTCGGACCACTACCCCATACTTGCCACCATTGAATTTTGGTAA
- a CDS encoding (Fe-S)-binding protein: MNHSDLKIGLFIPCYVDQFYPQVGIATLELLEKLGCNVTFPLSQTCCGQPMANSGFEHLTKDCDRLFYNQFADCDYVVSPSGSCVLHIKDHLKVENKPDESKVLRKKVYELVEFIVDILKVDFIEAEFPHRVGLHQGCHGQRGLHLSQMSELNAAPFSKPVSLLKNVRGLELVDLDRPDECCGFGGTFCVSEEAVSVKMGKDRVSDHIRHHAEYITGSDMSCLLHLEGILKRSKSNVQVKHIAEILNNAVKKQMPIPA, from the coding sequence ATGAATCACTCGGATTTGAAAATCGGATTGTTTATCCCCTGTTATGTCGATCAGTTTTATCCGCAGGTGGGTATAGCAACGCTCGAACTGCTTGAAAAACTGGGCTGTAATGTAACATTCCCGTTGAGCCAGACGTGCTGCGGGCAGCCAATGGCCAACTCAGGTTTCGAACATTTGACAAAGGATTGCGACAGGTTATTTTATAATCAATTCGCTGATTGTGATTATGTTGTGTCACCGTCCGGAAGCTGCGTGCTGCACATTAAGGATCATTTGAAGGTGGAAAACAAACCGGATGAGTCCAAGGTGTTGCGTAAGAAAGTGTACGAGCTGGTGGAGTTTATCGTCGATATTTTAAAAGTTGATTTTATCGAAGCAGAATTTCCGCACCGCGTGGGCTTGCACCAGGGTTGTCACGGCCAGCGTGGGCTGCATTTATCACAAATGTCGGAGTTGAATGCAGCGCCGTTTTCCAAACCGGTTTCACTGTTGAAAAATGTCAGAGGATTGGAATTGGTTGACCTGGACAGGCCGGATGAATGCTGTGGTTTTGGCGGGACTTTTTGCGTGAGTGAAGAAGCTGTTTCTGTGAAAATGGGTAAAGACCGCGTTTCAGACCACATTCGCCATCATGCCGAATACATTACGGGGTCAGATATGAGCTGTCTTTTGCATTTGGAAGGAATTTTGAAAAGAAGCAAAAGCAATGTGCAGGTGAAGCATATCGCAGAGATTCTGAACAACGCCGTAAAAAAACAAATGCCGATCCCCGCATAG
- a CDS encoding lactate utilization protein B translates to MSKAIIEHSVASETFNKDEPYVDWHDETLWFVRQKRDKSSKLLPEWEQLRETASGIKNYVLSHMDELLIAFEQKAKENGIHIHWAADAAEHNEIVLNLLKQNNIDKMVKSKSMLTEECHMNEFLSKSGIEVIDTDLGERIVQLRNEPPSHIVLPAIHLKKKDIGDLFHEHLGTEAGATDPQYLTEAARQHLRDKFLTRRAALTGVNFAIAETGGFVVSTNEGNADMGAHLADIHIASMGFEKIIPKQKDLAVFLRLLARSATGQPITTYSSHFKKPREGQEMHIIIVDNGRTTQLGRADFRNSLKCIRCGACMNTCPVYRRSGGHSYHNAVAGPIGSILAPNLDMTKNADLPFASTLCGSCSNVCPVKIDIHDQLYKWRQVLVKGGHVPQAKELGIKAMSVVLSQPRFYQWSGRLGRSLMRTIPFVVNNGMNPWFKQREMPEPPKESFRDWYIRNRKE, encoded by the coding sequence ATGTCTAAGGCGATAATTGAGCATTCGGTGGCTTCGGAGACCTTTAATAAGGACGAGCCCTATGTAGATTGGCATGATGAGACGCTCTGGTTTGTGCGCCAGAAAAGGGATAAATCCTCGAAATTATTGCCGGAATGGGAGCAATTGCGGGAAACGGCGTCGGGCATTAAGAATTATGTCCTGTCGCATATGGATGAGCTGCTCATTGCTTTTGAACAAAAGGCGAAAGAAAACGGCATCCACATTCACTGGGCCGCTGACGCTGCGGAGCATAACGAGATCGTCCTCAATCTTTTGAAGCAAAATAATATCGACAAGATGGTAAAAAGCAAGTCCATGCTGACCGAGGAATGTCATATGAACGAGTTTTTGTCTAAGAGCGGGATTGAGGTCATCGACACGGACCTGGGCGAGCGGATTGTGCAGCTAAGGAATGAGCCGCCGAGCCACATTGTGCTTCCCGCAATACATTTGAAAAAGAAAGACATCGGCGACCTTTTCCACGAGCATTTAGGAACAGAAGCCGGCGCCACGGATCCGCAATATCTAACAGAAGCTGCCCGGCAACATTTGCGCGACAAGTTTTTGACCAGAAGAGCAGCATTAACGGGCGTAAACTTCGCCATCGCCGAAACCGGCGGTTTTGTGGTTTCCACCAATGAAGGAAATGCAGATATGGGCGCACATCTGGCCGACATTCATATCGCCAGCATGGGTTTTGAAAAAATAATCCCGAAACAAAAAGACCTCGCCGTTTTTCTGAGGCTTTTGGCAAGAAGTGCAACCGGCCAGCCCATCACCACTTACAGCAGCCATTTCAAAAAACCACGAGAAGGTCAGGAAATGCACATTATCATTGTCGATAATGGCCGCACGACTCAATTAGGACGCGCCGATTTCAGAAATTCACTCAAATGCATTCGCTGCGGCGCGTGTATGAACACTTGTCCGGTTTACCGCAGAAGCGGCGGGCACAGTTACCACAATGCCGTTGCAGGCCCGATCGGATCGATCCTCGCGCCAAATCTGGATATGACCAAGAATGCGGATCTGCCTTTTGCAAGCACATTATGCGGCAGCTGTTCCAATGTTTGCCCTGTTAAAATTGACATTCATGATCAGCTCTATAAATGGCGGCAGGTTTTGGTAAAAGGCGGGCATGTGCCGCAAGCGAAGGAACTGGGCATTAAGGCCATGTCTGTGGTTTTGTCTCAGCCGAGGTTTTATCAATGGTCGGGCAGATTAGGGCGCTCCCTGATGCGTACAATCCCTTTTGTAGTGAATAATGGAATGAATCCCTGGTTCAAACAACGCGAAATGCCCGAGCCGCCTAAGGAAAGTTTCCGCGACTGGTATATCCGAAATCGAAAAGAATAA
- a CDS encoding LutC/YkgG family protein, translated as MTSREKILQQIKLNKPAETPFPETTRFDSLYENTEEKFIETLTAIYTEVIVVKDLAELARKADELYASVANRATTIPALSNWADFSLNNPDPHALELIEIAILQAEFGVAENGAIWISDAHLPHRALPFITQNLAFVIPRKAIVNNMHDAYERLTETTGWGCFISGPSKTADIEQSLVIGAHGARSLVIFLLEEA; from the coding sequence ATGACCTCACGGGAAAAAATATTGCAGCAAATAAAACTGAATAAGCCAGCCGAAACGCCGTTTCCGGAAACCACGCGTTTTGACAGTTTATATGAAAATACAGAAGAGAAGTTTATAGAAACGCTCACCGCAATTTACACCGAAGTAATCGTGGTGAAGGATTTAGCGGAGCTTGCACGGAAGGCCGACGAGCTTTACGCTTCCGTTGCGAACCGTGCAACCACCATTCCAGCATTGAGCAACTGGGCCGATTTTAGTCTCAATAACCCGGACCCGCACGCATTGGAGTTGATTGAAATTGCAATCCTGCAAGCGGAATTTGGTGTGGCTGAAAACGGTGCGATCTGGATTTCGGACGCGCATTTGCCGCATCGTGCTTTGCCTTTTATCACGCAAAATCTGGCCTTTGTTATTCCACGAAAAGCGATTGTGAACAACATGCACGACGCATATGAGCGCCTGACCGAGACCACGGGTTGGGGTTGTTTTATTTCCGGACCTTCCAAAACGGCTGACATTGAGCAATCGCTCGTCATAGGTGCACATGGCGCGAGAAGTTTGGTTATCTTTCTGCTGGAAGAAGCCTGA
- the cmk gene encoding (d)CMP kinase — MPKIIVAIDGYSSCGKSTTAKLVAKQLNYPYIDTGAMYRAVTLYFIQNHVSLTNPKETETALSNIHISFRRHAELGRNDTYLNGLNVEDEIRKMYVSEKVSDVSAIAEVRHALVAQQQRMGKTKGIVMDGRDIGTVVFPQAELKIFMTADPLIRAQRRQLELLEKGELIGLPEIAENLRMRDHIDTTRAESPLRQAADAVYIDNSLMTLDEQVEMVVRLADEQIGLSLRRRASRA; from the coding sequence ATGCCCAAAATAATTGTTGCGATTGATGGCTATTCCAGTTGTGGCAAAAGCACAACTGCGAAACTGGTTGCAAAGCAGCTGAACTATCCCTATATCGACACCGGTGCTATGTATCGGGCTGTTACACTGTATTTTATACAAAATCACGTCAGCCTTACCAATCCCAAAGAAACTGAAACAGCGCTGAGCAACATTCACATTTCCTTCCGCAGGCATGCCGAACTGGGGCGTAACGACACTTACCTGAACGGGCTCAATGTCGAAGATGAAATCCGCAAAATGTATGTTTCCGAAAAGGTAAGCGATGTGAGTGCGATCGCGGAAGTAAGGCATGCTTTGGTGGCGCAGCAACAGCGCATGGGCAAAACCAAAGGTATTGTTATGGATGGCCGGGACATCGGGACCGTTGTTTTTCCGCAAGCGGAATTAAAGATTTTCATGACCGCTGATCCGCTGATCCGCGCGCAAAGAAGGCAACTTGAATTACTAGAAAAAGGAGAGCTGATAGGACTGCCGGAAATTGCCGAAAATTTGAGAATGCGCGATCACATTGATACTACCCGTGCAGAAAGTCCGCTGAGGCAAGCAGCAGATGCTGTTTACATTGATAATTCCCTGATGACGCTGGACGAGCAGGTTGAAATGGTTGTCAGGCTGGCCGATGAGCAGATCGGGCTGTCACTTCGCCGGAGAGCGAGCCGGGCCTGA
- a CDS encoding NAD(P)/FAD-dependent oxidoreductase, with protein sequence MEEHDYDYLIVGQGIAGTSLAMHLLDLGKKILIVNDSQAPSSSKVAAGIFNPLTGKKLVKTWLADDLFPYAKGFYGYLEAIFGEKFVHPAPIYRPFRSIAEQNTYLAQTADPKIASYIKQDGDSADLSDYIHAGYGGLEVIRSGWIDLPVLLDQSKNYFLEYGMLVDEAFDINALSVSTDGIVWKDKTFGKLVLCQGFKALENDFFNWLPFTPVKGQILEIETEVPLQDYIVNQGIFMFPVADKVSRVGATYSWDPLDWEPTEEATAELKEKLTALLKIPYQIRSEVAGIRPSVRDRRPLIGVHPAYHNVAIFNGLGTKGVTLAPFFANELAQHLENGKELNPLVNIQRYFSLYFR encoded by the coding sequence ATGGAAGAGCACGATTATGACTATCTGATTGTTGGACAAGGCATTGCGGGTACTTCGCTGGCCATGCATTTGTTGGATCTTGGTAAAAAGATCTTAATAGTAAACGATTCGCAAGCACCTTCTTCCTCAAAAGTAGCGGCGGGGATATTTAATCCTTTAACCGGTAAAAAGCTGGTAAAAACCTGGCTCGCGGACGACCTCTTTCCCTATGCGAAGGGCTTCTACGGTTATCTTGAAGCAATATTTGGTGAGAAATTTGTGCATCCCGCACCTATTTATCGACCATTCCGCTCTATAGCCGAACAAAACACTTATCTCGCCCAGACAGCCGATCCGAAAATCGCTTCCTATATAAAGCAGGACGGAGATTCCGCCGATTTATCCGATTACATCCATGCCGGTTATGGTGGTTTAGAAGTGATCCGGTCTGGCTGGATCGACCTGCCTGTGTTATTGGACCAAAGCAAAAATTATTTTCTGGAATACGGAATGCTTGTTGATGAAGCGTTCGATATCAATGCGTTGTCTGTTTCAACGGATGGGATTGTTTGGAAAGACAAGACATTTGGAAAGCTGGTTTTATGTCAGGGATTCAAGGCTTTGGAAAACGACTTTTTCAACTGGCTTCCTTTTACGCCGGTAAAAGGGCAAATCCTGGAAATTGAAACGGAAGTTCCCTTGCAAGATTACATTGTGAACCAGGGAATTTTCATGTTTCCGGTGGCTGACAAAGTGAGCCGGGTAGGAGCCACTTATTCCTGGGATCCGCTGGATTGGGAGCCCACAGAAGAAGCCACTGCTGAACTGAAAGAAAAGCTAACTGCGCTGCTGAAAATACCGTATCAAATTCGCTCGGAAGTGGCGGGCATCAGACCGTCTGTAAGGGATCGCAGGCCGTTGATCGGCGTGCATCCTGCATACCATAATGTTGCTATTTTCAATGGATTAGGCACGAAGGGTGTTACGCTGGCGCCATTTTTTGCAAATGAGCTCGCCCAACATTTGGAAAACGGTAAAGAATTGAATCCGCTAGTTAATATTCAGCGGTATTTTTCGTTATATTTCCGTTGA